In Cicer arietinum cultivar CDC Frontier isolate Library 1 chromosome 1, Cicar.CDCFrontier_v2.0, whole genome shotgun sequence, one DNA window encodes the following:
- the LOC101495491 gene encoding uncharacterized protein, translating to MAECNREDYFAANDVESTSAEKKYGGLVPKKKPLISKDTERAFFDSADWALCKQGAGVNKQSTAAVETLRPKLQKTPHQRLPPRRPACTSG from the exons ATGGCAGAGTGTAATAGAGAAGACTATTTTGCTGCCAATGATGTTGAG TCAACATCCGCAGAAAAGAAGTATGGTGGGCTTGTCCCAAAGAAAAAGCCTTTGATATCCAAA GATACTGAAAGGGCATTCTTTGATTCAGCAGACTGGGCATTATGCAAG CAAGGTGCTGGAGTGAATAAACAATCTACAGCAGCCGTAGAGACCCTACGACCAAAATTACAG aAAACTCCACATCAGCGGCTTCCCCCAAGAAGACCTGCATGCACATCTGGTTGA
- the LOC101496255 gene encoding uncharacterized protein codes for MAFAIRVRRWILVFTLLYVSLFSNKFGEADDDETDIGAGFGGAGGGNGGGGAGVGGASYGGGGSGVGSGGGGSGVGAGGGVGDPSQIISKALLCFNDKYIYQSCEESYRLSENGNLDVPPEKTDAFCEGPCISETNLVLTCIDNIFSNFIFYNRATIEDVKQTILAGCGYGPGRGNFNVAEHIQTEENKAVKVTSHVLMGLALIVMGPALLV; via the exons ATGGCATTTGCAATTCGTGTTAGACGTTGGATTTTGGTCTTTACTCTCCTTTATGTTAGTCTATTCTCGAATAAATTTG GAGAGGCTGATGATGATGAGACTGATATAGGTGCTGGCTTTGGTGGTGCTGGGGGTGGTAATGGCGGCGGTGGAGCTGGTGTTGGTGGTGCTAGTTATGGTGGTGGTGGCTCTGGAGTTGGCAGCGGCGGAGGCGGTTCCGGAGTTGGTGCTGGTGGTGGGGTTGGTGATCCTTCTCAAATTATATCCAAAGCCTTGCTCTGTTTCAATGATAAATAT ATTTATCAAAGTTGTGAAGAGTCATACAGATTAAGTGAGAATGGAAACCTAGATGTGCCACCAGAGAAAACTGATGCATTCTGTGAAGGACCATGTATATCAGAGACAAACTTAGTCCTCACATGTATCGATAACATTTTCAGCAACTTCATATTCTACAACAGGGCAACCATAGAGGATGTGAAACAAACAATTCTAGCTGGATGTGGTTATGGTCCTGGAAGAG GGAATTTTAATGTGGCTGAGCATATCCAGACTGAAGAAAACAAAGCTGTGAAGGTTACTAGCCATGTTCTAATGGGCCTTGCTTTGATCGTAATGGGGCCTGCTCTattggtttaa